From the Glycine max cultivar Williams 82 chromosome 11, Glycine_max_v4.0, whole genome shotgun sequence genome, the window GGAGAGAAGACATGagtatttttatcataaaaattctCTTAAAGGACCATATGACTaacacttgacaattttgggtACACGAAATTAACACTGGAAAAGAGATACTAATATAATTGGAATCCGAAAATAATTGATGTTTATGTATGGGCCAAATACGGAAGGAATGTGTGTATAATATGTTCAAACAAACAAACTTAAGGGGTGTTTGTATATTTtgctcaaaaacaaaataaaattaagcttTCATCTTAGCAACCTTGATattgaagtaaatttttttatagagtacttaaatttatgtaatattgTAAAACCTACAAAATTAAGATAAGCAACacatttaaacaattttttttttttaagctaaCTTAATAATTTTCAACTACCACTTAGATTTTTACCTTTCAactgttttttatttgtttattatcttTCAACTAACGTGGGTATCACACATCTTAAACAGCTCGTGATTTCTGCCTACAAAAACTACAAAGGTTAAATGAAAAGATTATTTAGTTAATTAGCTACACAATtggttatatattttaatttattttgtatttaagtaTAGTTACtcccatatataatttttgtgtgACTGGCTccgtatataaaataattaagttaatatttaatttatcgtATTTTCTTTCtcgaagaaaaataataatcctATAAACTCAAcatgccatatatatatatatatatatatctataccaaaaaaaaaaatgccataTATATACATTGCCAGTTTGACCTGAGCACCATACCATCAACATACTGCTCCCCTTACGCCTGTACGAAAGAATTCCCACGTGAAACAAcaactaagattttttttttgaatattttaatttttaaggcatTGTGTTCGACAGATTAAAGaagatttatatttatttattttcactctCTCGCTGTATTggctttattttttaacatgtaaCATAAAAACTGACCAATTATATCTAACATGtaacataaagaaaaaaagagtttgcttaaataaatatctttttctataaatatatttttaatataactgACTGAATGTTgcctttttttaatatgatttttaatatataccaaCTCTTTTTCTACCTGAAATAAAAGTTTTCAATGAttaaaattagtattaaaaaattaatttgtattacatcAATTAAACCCTGGTATACTTCACGGAACTAATGGTATAATCCTATATATAAAACTGCCcataaagagaaaagaaacaaaacataacAAATGGACAAGACAAATATCAAGTTTTGTGACGGACATAGTGACTAAAATTTAACATATGACCGGAGCAAtaagcttctttttttattcagcaaaaaaaataaaattaatcctataataataataatagtaaccCGTAACCTATTTAagcaattttcaataaaaaaaaattcatgaagctttttaattgattgctgtatatttattttatacaaattaaatttctGAAATTATACAGAGTGAATAGTTGACCCATGAGTGAGTTTTATAAACTCTGTCTCATCAATGTGATACGTATTATAGATGGACTAACTAAGACATGCGTGAATGGTaaatttgatgcaatcctccctaggaagggaccaatcactagaaccatgagcaagaggctccaagaagattgggctagagctgctgaagaaggccctagggttctcatgaaccttagggtagatttctaagcccatgggccaaggttgggtccaattatctttgtacatattagactaggatgtcattatatttggtccttgtatatagggctccatattgtaggtagggtaccctagaaatataggatttttcagcccttgtatttttgggcacctagactagtttttgtattaggggtagttttgtaatttcacatgcactaagtggatatttgatgtgtgtggttggaaataaatttaattgaattggtagaagcccaatccaattaaattttagagggggaggtaagcatttgcttactacaccccattgccacatcatatagtcacactttgtgcatgtccttcatgcttttcatgcctcatgacacctaagcacacttagtggagaatcttgtaattgatcttggattagtgggctgaaccataactaaaattcactaatcataattagtgaaattttggctccaaagtttggctccacaaattcaatttcaaattcaagtgaaatttgaatttccctccaattttgtgtgacacttaggttataaatagaggtcatgtgtgtgtatttttttcaactttgatcatttgaatattaacttcagatttcagagctccttttgagcacaaaatttcgtgctcttctctctctctcccttcattcatctccttcttcctccaagctcttatccatggcctcctatggtggtgagcttcttctagactcatcttctccttgaagtggcgtctcctctctctcttccttctccattccgctgccatttatcttccaagaagcaaaggaatccattgatgaagaagatcctaggcctacaagctccaatggagcttgcatcaaaaTTTGACTAAGAATAAGTTTTTACCTTGAAAATGAATTAGGTGtagtttgatttatttaataaggatCCACAATGGCAGGCTGAAGGGGGTGGGTAGGTAGGTAAGTAAGAATGGCTAGAAGAAGAAGGcgattcattcattcattccttCCCACCTAACACCCCCTCCCTTATATTACTTTCCACACTTGCCCCATTTCCCATTCTCTCACATTAAGACAATGACAACGGTAGCTGCTTCTCTTGATGCCAAAGAGGTGTCTACCTCCAAAACTGACCAAAACCAAGTGTGTGACTGTGATCCCCAAACTAGCCATGTCTTCAAATCAAAATTACCAGATATCCCAATCTCCAACCACCTCCCTCTCCACGCTTACTGCTTTCAGAAACTATCCCAATTCTCCGACCGCCCATGCCTCATCGTCGGACCCGCCGCCAAAACCTACACCTACTCCGAGACACACCTCATTTCACGCAAGATTGCCGCCGGATTGTCCAACCTCGGAATCCGCAAGGGCGACGTGGTCATGATCCTTCTCCAGAACTCCGCCGAGTTCGTCTTCTCCTTCCTCGCTGCCTCCATGATCGGCGCCGTCGCCACCACAGCCAATCCGTTCTACACCGCCGCGGAGATCTTCAAGCAGTTTACCGTCTCCAAGACGAAGCTGATCATAACGCAGGCAATGTACGTGGACAAGCTTCGCAACCACGACGACGGCGCGAAGCTCGGCGAGGACTTCAAGGTTGTGACCGTCGACGACCCGCCGGAAAATTGCCTCCACTTCTCGGTGCTCTCGGAGGCGAACGAGAGCGACGCGCCGGAGGTTGATATCCAACCCGACGACGCGGTGGCGATGCCGTTCTCTTCCGGCACGACGGGTTTACCTAAAGGAGTGGTTCTCACGCACAAGAGTTTAACAACCAGTGTGGCGCAACAAGTTGACGGAGAGAACCCTAACCTCTACCTCACCACCGAGGACGTGCTCCTATGCGTGCTTCCGTTGTTTCACATATTCTCCCTCAACAGTGTGCTTTTGTGCGCGCTTAGGGCCGGGAGTGCGGTTTTGTTGATGCAGAAGTTCGAGATTGGGACGCTGTTGGAGCTCATACAGCGGCACCGCGTGTCGGTGGCGATGGTGGTGCCGCCGCTGGTGCTGGCGTTGGCGAAGAATCCGATG encodes:
- the 4CL3 gene encoding 4-coumarate:CoA ligase isoenzyme 3, coding for MTTVAASLDAKEVSTSKTDQNQVCDCDPQTSHVFKSKLPDIPISNHLPLHAYCFQKLSQFSDRPCLIVGPAAKTYTYSETHLISRKIAAGLSNLGIRKGDVVMILLQNSAEFVFSFLAASMIGAVATTANPFYTAAEIFKQFTVSKTKLIITQAMYVDKLRNHDDGAKLGEDFKVVTVDDPPENCLHFSVLSEANESDAPEVDIQPDDAVAMPFSSGTTGLPKGVVLTHKSLTTSVAQQVDGENPNLYLTTEDVLLCVLPLFHIFSLNSVLLCALRAGSAVLLMQKFEIGTLLELIQRHRVSVAMVVPPLVLALAKNPMVADFDLSSIRLVLSGAAPLGKELVEALRNRVPQAVLGQGYGMTEAGPVLSMCLGFAKQPFPTKSGSCGTVVRNAELRVVDPETGRSLGYNQPGEICIRGQQIMKGYLNDEKATALTIDSEGWLHTGDVGYVDEDDEIFIVDRVKELIKYKGFQVPPAELEGLLVSHPSIADAAVVPQKDVAAGEVPVAFVVRSNGFDLTEEAVKEFIAKQVVFYKRLHKVYFVHAIPKSPSGKILRKDLRAKLETAATQTP